The region GGCATGCTATCGGTGACAGACTGCCAGTCCCAGCGCGGTCCTGACATCTCACCAATACAACTTTCTCCCTGAATCAGTTTCTCCCAGAAGTCATCAATATTATCCGCCTGCGGAAAACGCCCGCTCATCCCAATCACGGCAATCGGCTCATCCATGACGTCTGAAGCAACCGTGTTGGTTGCCGCAGGAGCCGACTGATGATTCTCCGTGGTTGTCTTCATCTGCCCGAGCTCGTGGCCCGACGTTGGATTGACGTCTTCCCGCTCGACAGTCAGGTGATTGCTGTCAACTAGCGGGGACATGCTGACGGTGTCCGTCTCCGGCGACACCTGACGCGAAAACATGGCATCTAAAGCCTGTGCATGTTCACGACAAAAATATTCCGTCAGCCGTTTAACCGATGAGTGACCGAAGAGCACAGCAGGCGTGATTTCAACATCAAAATATTTACTCAACTCCCGGGAAAATGATGCCAGCGAGATCGAGTCAAAACCAAAATCAGCAAAACTGCTATTCAACCCGATCCGGTCAACCGGCGTGCCCAGTAACCGGCTAATCTGCGTTTTCAGGACGTTACTCACTTCTGTCCGCATGCCTGTCGCATCGGCGGGCAGCGGTGCACTATGCCCTCCGGAACGCGATGCCGTCTCATGGTCGTGTTTTTGCCCCGCATCACGGATAGCCGCTTGATTGGCGATATCTCCCTTGCCGCTTACCGGATGATGTTCGGTACGTCCGGCTACCGGCTGTTCTTTCAGCCCCAGAAACCGGGCAACACGACTGGGTTTTCCGGCCATCACCAGATGTTGCCCTTCGCTTTGCCGCAGCAGTTGTTCAAACACCAGCAACCCTTCTTCGCTTTCAAGGGCGCGTTGGCCACTGGACCTGAGATAAAATTCGGCGCTATCCCTGTCACGGATGCCCATTTTCCCTTCTTTCCAGAAAGGCCAGTTAATAATCAGTGTTTTACCACGAAGTTTGCCTTGTTGAACCTGCGCCATCCGGTGTTTGCCATACCCCATCTGGAAACGGTTCCCCATGGCGTAATCACAAGAGCCAAAATCGCCTAAGAACGCGGCGCTGGAGGAAAAATAACAGACAAAATCCAACGGGTCCTGCATCAGCAGTTCGTCTAATAATTGCGTCCCTTCAACTTTCGGCCGAAGAATATCTTTGAACGCCTGGCGGGACTTCTCAAATACCGGTTCACTGGCTTCCAACCCGGCGGTGTGGATAACACCGAGGATCGGCCCCATCAATTGTCTGGCCTGTACCAGATTGAAACGCATGGCGCCGACATCGCAGACATCGGCCTGGATATAATGTACCTGCCCCCCCAATTGGGTCAGTTCATCAGCAATCGCTTTGCGGTCTGTATCCATCGCTGAACGCCCGGTCAGTATCAGCCTGGCTGAATACTGCTGTGCCAGATATCGGGCAAAAATTAATCCCAGCCCACCGAATCCGCCGGTGATCAGGTAGGTTCCTCCTTGTTTAATCCCTGCCTCTGCCACCGCTGGCTCGGCCAGAGAAACCGGACTGGGTTGAACTTTCAGGATGTATCGCTCGGTGCCTTCATAGCAGACACTTTCGAAATGTTGCCCCGTCAGCTCCTGATAAAGTATTGATACATAATGTTTAGTGAAAACCGATTGTTTAGTGAAGACCGACTGTTTAGTGAAAACCGGCTGCCCGGTAAACGTCGCTTGTTCTCCGACCATACCGGATCCCGGAGCAACACTAACGGCAACCGCACATTGGGTTTTAGGTAATACGGAGGTCAGGGAACGTTCGATACCAATCCATGACTCCAGATAAGCACGCTCCAGCGAATGGTGGCTGACACCAGCCAGCAGTAAGCGAGCCGGAGCCATGTTTGTCGCAACCATAGAAGACAACAGCACATGTAGCGCGGCGAAGTCTTGTATCTGACCACGCGCCTCCAGTGGCCATAGATATAAAATCGCACTGTGTTGAGGTTGTATCCCGGCAGATTTCAACTGTGCAAAACAGTGCTGATAACTTTCGGTGTTTTCCTGCGTTGTATCTTGTTGTGGCAGATGAAAACCGCTCACCCCCTCTTCCAGCGCAAGGCGGGATACGAACACAATCGCTGTCTGTGGCGCCAACGCTTTCATCTGAGATTGCAGCAAACGCTGACTTTCCGGCTCCGACAAAAAGCAGATCAAGGTTTTAAACCCATGATCTTGCGGGGATGTTGCCGGATGAGGCATCTTCTGCCAGGACTCGGTAAACAACATCAGCGCTTCACGCTCTTCTTGATGCGCTGATTCCGAAGTCAATGCAGTAGGGGATGATGTATCGGCAGGTGAGGTATCACGAGCAATCCGGCCCAGATCTTCCGGCGCCTGAATCCAATGCCTCTCTCTGGCAAACGGATAACCTGGCAGGCTGATACGACAGGGCGTCGCTATCGGGTATAGCTGATACCAGTCCACATGAAAGCCTTCCGTCCAGAACCGGGCAATCTTGTGAACGGCATTTTGTTCTACCCAGCGATGAAGCAGAGCGGTGCTGTCATCTGCTGACATAAATCCCGTATCCCGGCCACTTTCCCTACCGCCACCGCCACGCCAGCAGCGCTCAGGTAAGACGTCATCCTCGGCAAATGCGACCAGTTTTTTCTGTAACTCCCTGAGATCCTGTACGACAAAAACCACCCGCTCTTCCAGAACCCGCCGTCCAACTTGCAGCGTGAAAGCCAGATCCGCAGGATGAATGCCGTCGATATCCGGGTGAGTCTCCAGGAACTGTGCCAGATTTCGGGCCATAACCCGAAGCCGCTCTTCATTTTTTGCCGATAAAGGGACAATTTTTGCCGATAAAGGAACGTCTTTCGCCGATAAAGAGGCAACCAGCGGCGTATTGTGCCGTTGACTGTTCTCCGATCTCCGGGAGAGGTGTGGCAGAAACTCTTCAACAATCAGGTGTGCATTCGACCCGGTGGCGCCAAACGAGCTGATCCCCGCCCGCCGCGGGACGTTGATCTTTTCGCCTTCTTCGCCCACCGTCGGTTGCTCCCAAGCCTGGGTTTCACGCTGAATATAGAAAGGCGAATTATCCAGTTCCAGGTAAGGGTTAACCTGCTCTGAATGTAACAGTGAAGGAACCAGTGTCTTATGATGCAACTGGAGAATAACTTTGCTTAGCCCACTGATACCCGCCGCCGACTCAGCATGGCCGATGTTCGATTTAACCGAACCGATCGCGCAAAACTGTTGGTCTTTCGTGTGTTGTCTGAAGGCTTTCACCAATCCCTGAACTTCGATCGGATCGCCCAGCGCCGTCCCCGTACCGTGCGCTTCGATATAACTGATGGTTCGTGGGTCAATTCCGGTTTTTTCGTAGCAACGCAACATCAAATCAGCCTGTGCAACCGGGCTTGGTACCGTAATCCCGCTCACTTGCCCAACGTGGTTGATGGTGCTGCCCTTGATTACCGCATAAATATTGTCCCGATCCTTAACCGCCTGCGACAGCGGTTTGAGCAATACAGCCCCCACCCCTTCGCCAGAGACAAAGCCATTGCCGCCGTCACCGAAAGTTCGGCAACGACCATCGGTGGAATACATATCGGCCAGCCCATAAGTCATATACTTATAGGGATGCAACGACAGGTTTACCCCGCCGGCTAATGCAATTTTACTTTCTCCTCTGTGCAGACTTTCCAGAGCCAGATGCAACGCGGTCAGGGATGAAGAGCACACCGTATCTACGGCAAAAGAAGGGCCGTGGAAACCGCAGAAATAAGAGACTCGGTTAGCAATGGGGGCATAATTCATCGATAGCGGCATTACCTGACCGCGATTGACGATTTCAGACGCGATCAAGGCGTAATCATTATGCATTACCCCAACAAAAACACCGACATCACGGCGCTTATTAAGCCCCTGTTCTGCAACCAGCGTCTCCGGGGTGTAGCCCGCATCTTCGATTGCCGCCCAGCATGTTTCCAGAAATAATCGTTCCTGAGGATCTAACCACTGCGCTTCTCTGGGAGAAACCCGGAAAAACTGTGCGTCAAAACAGTCCACATCCTCGATAAATCCCCCCCATTGAGGAATCGGTCGGCCAGAAGGCGACGTAATGCCATCCAGCACGCTTTTCTGCCATCTCGACCCAGGAATTTCGGTCACACAGTCCTTACCGGCTTTGAGATTCTCCCAAAACTCAGCCATATGTTTCGCACCGGGATAGCGCCCTGACATCCCGATCACCGCAATATCTTCGCTTTCCGATGCGTTCTGTATGATTGATGATGAATGGGAAGCGGCCTGCCTGGCGTTTATCGGCTCACTACCGGCCTGATTGATGCCTGCTGAAATGCCCGAATCCGGTAACGTACCCGATGCCAACTGATGCGCGTTGTCCCGTTCTGTGACCGTTGCAACATCAGGCGCCATGTCGGCAAGCGACCTGAACGATTCCGGGTACCGTTCCAGCAGATACTCGGCCAGTGCACCGACGGTGGCATATTCAAACAGTAAAGTCGGATTCAGCTTTACCTTGAGCGACTGTTCCAGTGACTGCACCATTTGCAACAGTCCCGCCGAATCCAACCCCAACTCGTAATAACCGATATCGCTCTCGATCTCTTCCGTGCTTTTCGCCAACGTATCGGCAAGTATCTTTTTCAGAATATTTTCAGCACGTTCCAATGCTGAATCATTCTCATCCGACGATATGGATAAAGTCTCAGATGCCACAGGCAGGGTTCCATTCTTCATAGGCACAACTGGTTTGATAGGCATAACGGCAGACTCAGCGACCTGAGCCGCACGGGTTCTTGATGCGTTGATAGCCGCAGGGTCACGCACTCGCTTACAGGTGAAATTTTTCAGCTCACCAATCTTTTCACCGCCTGGCTTAAAAAATTCCATAGTCAGGTAAGAGAGTTGCTCGGTTTGCTTCAGTGATGCACGGCTGACGCGGGTAATACAGTGTCCCGACAGCGGTTCTGACGCGCGGAAAGACTCGTAATAAAGCGGCAAAAATATATCCTGCGCTTTGTTTTTCTCCAGAAACAGATCCCCGGACCCGATAGCACTACCGTCAATCAGAACCGGGTGAAACAGATAATGTTCTGCGCCGAAGAGTGATTCGTCTGGAACCGCAATATCGATCAGGTTTGCCGAAGGCAGGTGATAGATAACGCCGTCGCCGACCATCGGCCCGCAGTGACGGATATCTTCTCCACCAAATTCCACATACGCGTCCTGCAACCTCATCTGACTGATTGCTGTCTTTTTCAACCCATCTACATCAAGTGTTTCATTAAATACCGACACCGGAACTGGGTGCATTTCCGCACTCATATACAGCTTCAATCCTGACTGCTGTTGATCATCCGATACTTCCCGGCCTTCAACTTTCAGATGCCAGTACCCTTGCGTGCTCTTTTGACAGCTGATTTGTGCATCCACCCCATAGTCATCACCGATAGTAAAGGGGTAATGAATCGTTAGGTTGCGCATTTCCAGTTGGCGGTAATCCATGCCCTGCCGATGGAAAAACTGAAACAGCAGATCGATGTATGCCAGTCCGGGCAGCAGCGATTGCCCAAACGCCTGATGGTTATGCAAAATGCGGTGATGGTGGTTAAAAGGTTGACTCCAGGGGTGATTTTCCGTGAAGAACCCCGCACGGCCGATGGGGTAACGCCCCTCTTCAATGAGGTCGCCGTCGCCAGCGCTTTTTTCAGCCACGCCGGCTTCAGATGCAGGCAACGGGGCACGAAAGACGTCTTTCGCAAATACATAGCCGGGCAAATGAATTCGCGCTGGCGGTTGCAGATAGAAACTTTGCCAGTCAACCGGTTTTCCCTGCAGCCAAGCCTGTCCAATCGCTTCCAGTTCGGAACGGGACAATGAGTGTAGACGGCGATGTTGATAAGCATCGGCGGCCAGAGCTTGTTGTTTTCTTCCCGCAATCGGGGCGTGCCCGAAAAAATGATCCGTCGATATCTTCTGACGGCAGAATGCCTGTAACTGTTGCAGACAGTCGCGATGATCTTTTGCAATCAGAAAGAAGCGTTCTGGCATCGCTTCCCGTCCGACCTGCAACGTATAGGCTATTGATTGTATAAAGGACAAGGCATCATCGTCTGGTCCGCTATTTTGCCAGTCAGTACGTTGCCGATCCGCATCTTCAAGGTAAGCACACAGTCCCTGAATCTGAGCTTGCAGACTTTGCGTCGTTTTGGCCGATAACGGAATAATCCAGCCTGCGGTAACCGGTTCAGTTGCTTGTACCCGATCCGGTAAATACTCTTCGATGACCAAATGTGCATTGGTCCCGCTGTGACCGAAAGAGTTCAGGGCTGCCAGTCGCGGCCTGTCTGCGTGGTTTTTCCACACGGACGTGGTGTTTTGAATATAAAAAGCGGAATCTTGCAACTCAAATAACGGATTTATCTGCTGATAATGCCTTAAGCCCGGTAGTTGACGATGACGCATCGACAACAATATTTTGATAAGCCCAATCACTCCAGAAGCTGCCGATGTATGGCCAATATGAGATTTCACGCTACCCAGAGCACAATAATGCTGCTTGTCGGTTAATGCCTTAAATGTTCGCGCCAGGGCATTGACCTCAATGGTATCCCCCAATTTACCGCCGGTAGCATGAGCTTCAATGTAACTAATCTCTTCAGGATTGATGTGGTATTTATGGTAGACCTGCTCCAGTAATTGTTGCTGAGCCGTTCCACTCGGAGCCGTAATACCGTTGCTCGCTCCATCCTGATTCATTCCAGAGGCACGAATCACCCCGTAGATGGGATCGCCATCCGTGATAGCCTGATCAAGACGTTTCAGTGCGACTATCCCGATCCCTTCAGATAACAGCATGCCGTCGGCCATCTGCTCAAAAATGGGACATTCTGCGCGATGGGACAACATGCCGATACTGGACAAACTTGCCAACGCCCCGGCATCCAAAGCAGCGAAAACACCACCGGCCAGCGCCAGATCCGTCTCCCGGCGGCGCAGACTTTCACAGGCCAGATGTATCGCCACCGCAGAAGATGAACAGCCGGTATTCACAACCAGCGCCGGACCTTTCATATCCAGAAAATACGACACACGTGATGCAATAATCGCTTCAGACGAGCCAACAAAAGAGCCCTGATGGTAATTCGACGGTTCCGCACCAATAAAAACACCCGTATTGGTGCCAGCCAGAACCTTGGGGTTATAGCCCGCATCTTCCAGTGCTTTCCAGCTTTCTTGTAACACCAATCGCTGATGTGGACTCATCGACAACGCATCCTGATCGGTAATCCGGAAAAATTTCGCATCGAAGCAGTCTCTGTCTTTAACGATCCCCCCCCATTTGCAATAGGTTTTTCCGCTCTGCGTTGCGTCTTCTTTACCTGTATCGACTTTGTCTGTGTCGACTTTGTCTGTATCGACAAAATATCTGGTTTGATCCAGATAATGTTCGGGTAATTCTTCAATACCTGAACGATGTGCAGCCAGGTTCTCCCAAAAATGCCGGGTATCCTCAGCACCGGGGAACTGCCCTGCCATACCGATCACCGCAATTGCAGCCGGTTCGATTGGCCCCTTTTCTGGTGTCGGCCCCGGATCATTTATGGACGCTGGCAATGTGGCAGACGGCGACACCGCTGCAGGCTGCGGGGCGGGTTCCAACCGCGGTTGCAATTGCGGCTGAGGTTGAGAGGGTTGTGGTGATGAGGATAGCGCCTGAGGAATACAGATCCGATCGGCGCAAGTCAGGGCAATATGCGCACTCAACGTCTCGACCGTCGTATAATCATAGAGCAACGCCGGGTTTAAATTGATCCCCAGCGCTTGATTGACCTGATTGACGAAGTTAACACTGAGAATCGAATCAATACCAAAGTTAGAAAACGCCACCTGTTCATCGATTTGCTCAGACGACAGATTGACCGTACTGACTAATCCATTGATCACACAGGTCGTTATATATTCCTGCGTTATTTCGCCGCGCTTATCGGCTTGCCCGACAGCATGCCCCTGACGAACCAGAACCGCAGGCTGAGCTATCCGCTCTGAGTATTCTTCCCGTAGCGGCATATCATCACCGCGCCCAGAGGTGGTTTCCGTGCCTGAAAAAAGCGTATCCGGCGCGCGCTCAGCCAGAACATCATGTCCCGCAGTCCGGACGATATGGCCGCTCAGCAAGGTGACGGAACTGTAGTCATAAAGCGCGGCGGGATTCAGGCGAACCCCAAGCATATCATTGATTTTATTTACAAAATTAACACTTAGAATAGAATCAATTCCGTATTCGGAAAACGCGACTTCCGTATCGATCTGCGCAGTTGAAAGATTAACCGCTTGTGCCAAAGCAGACACGACCGCATCGTGAACACGATCGGCAATCTGCTGTTCTGTCATAGGCGCTTCGGGTGTTGCCGCCGCAACCGATGAACGTTCGGCGGAACGGGAGATGGCCTGTTGCTGTGCATCCACCGTAGAATATTGCGACTTATCAGCCGTCAGAACCTCAGCCGTCAGAGTCTCAGCCGTCAGCGGTTGAACCGCTGGCTTCCCCTGCTGGCGAACCATGCCGTCACTGAGGGCGACAATAATGGTTTGTCCTAGCGCATGGGCTCTTTGCGCCGGAAACTCAACCGCAAAGAACCCTTCTTCTTCCAGTATCTCCTGCCACGTTTCAGGCGCTATTGCCGGGCTGCCCGCAATGCGTAACGCCGAATCCTGATGTAACCACCATCCTTTAAGCAGCCCGAACGTCAAATGGGTAAAAACAGACTTATCGCTAAGCTCATTAATCACCACCATTCCCCCGCTGCGTAAAGCGGCTTTGCAATGCCGCAGCGTGGCCCGGATATCCTTGGTGGCATGTAATACATTGGTCGCAATCGCTACGTCAAAAGAACCCAGAGGAATAGGCTGTGTCGCCAGTGGTTGTTCAATATCCCACAAGGCATAGTCAAGAAACGGGCAATTCGGCCCATAGTGACTACGGGCGTGCATCAAAAATGCCTGGGAAAGATCCGTATACAGATATTCCTGAATATTGTGCTGATATTTCATCAACTCCGGCAAAACCATTGCCGTTGTTCCGCCAGTACCGGCACCGATTTCCACCAGATGCAACTGCGCGTCGTGATCAAACTGCAGCG is a window of Dickeya solani IPO 2222 DNA encoding:
- a CDS encoding SDR family NAD(P)-dependent oxidoreductase encodes the protein MNNIADNQWDEEADSLLQSHHPHAINQWLIQLLYVQLDGLGVFSSSLNPLDFSTLADRLGLDHQFRLWWLESMAQLLEAGLVTRQGETLVRWQPLAEQPEAIWQAWDDYRDGYRHDHARMTQMNLVDTCLRNLPRILTGQVQATEILFPNASMEKVEGIYKNNPVADLFNRVLTKTVGDYVNEALQFDHDAQLHLVEIGAGTGGTTAMVLPELMKYQHNIQEYLYTDLSQAFLMHARSHYGPNCPFLDYALWDIEQPLATQPIPLGSFDVAIATNVLHATKDIRATLRHCKAALRSGGMVVINELSDKSVFTHLTFGLLKGWWLHQDSALRIAGSPAIAPETWQEILEEEGFFAVEFPAQRAHALGQTIIVALSDGMVRQQGKPAVQPLTAETLTAEVLTADKSQYSTVDAQQQAISRSAERSSVAAATPEAPMTEQQIADRVHDAVVSALAQAVNLSTAQIDTEVAFSEYGIDSILSVNFVNKINDMLGVRLNPAALYDYSSVTLLSGHIVRTAGHDVLAERAPDTLFSGTETTSGRGDDMPLREEYSERIAQPAVLVRQGHAVGQADKRGEITQEYITTCVINGLVSTVNLSSEQIDEQVAFSNFGIDSILSVNFVNQVNQALGINLNPALLYDYTTVETLSAHIALTCADRICIPQALSSSPQPSQPQPQLQPRLEPAPQPAAVSPSATLPASINDPGPTPEKGPIEPAAIAVIGMAGQFPGAEDTRHFWENLAAHRSGIEELPEHYLDQTRYFVDTDKVDTDKVDTGKEDATQSGKTYCKWGGIVKDRDCFDAKFFRITDQDALSMSPHQRLVLQESWKALEDAGYNPKVLAGTNTGVFIGAEPSNYHQGSFVGSSEAIIASRVSYFLDMKGPALVVNTGCSSSAVAIHLACESLRRRETDLALAGGVFAALDAGALASLSSIGMLSHRAECPIFEQMADGMLLSEGIGIVALKRLDQAITDGDPIYGVIRASGMNQDGASNGITAPSGTAQQQLLEQVYHKYHINPEEISYIEAHATGGKLGDTIEVNALARTFKALTDKQHYCALGSVKSHIGHTSAASGVIGLIKILLSMRHRQLPGLRHYQQINPLFELQDSAFYIQNTTSVWKNHADRPRLAALNSFGHSGTNAHLVIEEYLPDRVQATEPVTAGWIIPLSAKTTQSLQAQIQGLCAYLEDADRQRTDWQNSGPDDDALSFIQSIAYTLQVGREAMPERFFLIAKDHRDCLQQLQAFCRQKISTDHFFGHAPIAGRKQQALAADAYQHRRLHSLSRSELEAIGQAWLQGKPVDWQSFYLQPPARIHLPGYVFAKDVFRAPLPASEAGVAEKSAGDGDLIEEGRYPIGRAGFFTENHPWSQPFNHHHRILHNHQAFGQSLLPGLAYIDLLFQFFHRQGMDYRQLEMRNLTIHYPFTIGDDYGVDAQISCQKSTQGYWHLKVEGREVSDDQQQSGLKLYMSAEMHPVPVSVFNETLDVDGLKKTAISQMRLQDAYVEFGGEDIRHCGPMVGDGVIYHLPSANLIDIAVPDESLFGAEHYLFHPVLIDGSAIGSGDLFLEKNKAQDIFLPLYYESFRASEPLSGHCITRVSRASLKQTEQLSYLTMEFFKPGGEKIGELKNFTCKRVRDPAAINASRTRAAQVAESAVMPIKPVVPMKNGTLPVASETLSISSDENDSALERAENILKKILADTLAKSTEEIESDIGYYELGLDSAGLLQMVQSLEQSLKVKLNPTLLFEYATVGALAEYLLERYPESFRSLADMAPDVATVTERDNAHQLASGTLPDSGISAGINQAGSEPINARQAASHSSSIIQNASESEDIAVIGMSGRYPGAKHMAEFWENLKAGKDCVTEIPGSRWQKSVLDGITSPSGRPIPQWGGFIEDVDCFDAQFFRVSPREAQWLDPQERLFLETCWAAIEDAGYTPETLVAEQGLNKRRDVGVFVGVMHNDYALIASEIVNRGQVMPLSMNYAPIANRVSYFCGFHGPSFAVDTVCSSSLTALHLALESLHRGESKIALAGGVNLSLHPYKYMTYGLADMYSTDGRCRTFGDGGNGFVSGEGVGAVLLKPLSQAVKDRDNIYAVIKGSTINHVGQVSGITVPSPVAQADLMLRCYEKTGIDPRTISYIEAHGTGTALGDPIEVQGLVKAFRQHTKDQQFCAIGSVKSNIGHAESAAGISGLSKVILQLHHKTLVPSLLHSEQVNPYLELDNSPFYIQRETQAWEQPTVGEEGEKINVPRRAGISSFGATGSNAHLIVEEFLPHLSRRSENSQRHNTPLVASLSAKDVPLSAKIVPLSAKNEERLRVMARNLAQFLETHPDIDGIHPADLAFTLQVGRRVLEERVVFVVQDLRELQKKLVAFAEDDVLPERCWRGGGGRESGRDTGFMSADDSTALLHRWVEQNAVHKIARFWTEGFHVDWYQLYPIATPCRISLPGYPFARERHWIQAPEDLGRIARDTSPADTSSPTALTSESAHQEEREALMLFTESWQKMPHPATSPQDHGFKTLICFLSEPESQRLLQSQMKALAPQTAIVFVSRLALEEGVSGFHLPQQDTTQENTESYQHCFAQLKSAGIQPQHSAILYLWPLEARGQIQDFAALHVLLSSMVATNMAPARLLLAGVSHHSLERAYLESWIGIERSLTSVLPKTQCAVAVSVAPGSGMVGEQATFTGQPVFTKQSVFTKQSVFTKHYVSILYQELTGQHFESVCYEGTERYILKVQPSPVSLAEPAVAEAGIKQGGTYLITGGFGGLGLIFARYLAQQYSARLILTGRSAMDTDRKAIADELTQLGGQVHYIQADVCDVGAMRFNLVQARQLMGPILGVIHTAGLEASEPVFEKSRQAFKDILRPKVEGTQLLDELLMQDPLDFVCYFSSSAAFLGDFGSCDYAMGNRFQMGYGKHRMAQVQQGKLRGKTLIINWPFWKEGKMGIRDRDSAEFYLRSSGQRALESEEGLLVFEQLLRQSEGQHLVMAGKPSRVARFLGLKEQPVAGRTEHHPVSGKGDIANQAAIRDAGQKHDHETASRSGGHSAPLPADATGMRTEVSNVLKTQISRLLGTPVDRIGLNSSFADFGFDSISLASFSRELSKYFDVEITPAVLFGHSSVKRLTEYFCREHAQALDAMFSRQVSPETDTVSMSPLVDSNHLTVEREDVNPTSGHELGQMKTTTENHQSAPAATNTVASDVMDEPIAVIGMSGRFPQADNIDDFWEKLIQGESCIGEMSGPRWDWQSVTDSMPSGSSEDRDKHETLPQWGAFMTDIMQFDAAFFDIAPKDAMDMDPRQRIFLQEAWHTFEDAGYMGQRIRGMSCGVYVGAEESDYGAIVGDQGSINGNQNATLAARISYALDLKGPNMALTAACASGLVAVHQACLALRQGDCEMALAGGINLLMTPWVYQSMNRTGMLSPDGKASVFDQRANGLVLGEAVAVVLLKPLSKAKADGDRIYGCIKASGVNYDGKTNGITAPNPVRQAELLKNIYDRYRIDPGNIHYVISHSTGSQLGDPIEVQALTDAFAGRCSDSHRCVLGSIKPLIGHTFAASGVVSLIAMLKAMAHQTIPATHRFDTCNRYIKLERTPFTIHQQNQPWLRQGKQPRLGAISATGISGTNAHAVIEEYIADDPESLTGTDSYPPKEGARRPLGIAARPSLVPISAKTTAALQAYAQAFVQFLQRHPATRLDQLAYSLQTGRDAMAKRVAFVVSDTTELRDKLALFIRGDIAPGAYYHGEPRSDEVTGSARENEWDEENSPAQIAQIQGWIAAEQWQELADAWVNGVNVDWFDLYRETFSLQQIVPKQIVPKQIVPKQRVPRQRVPQRISLPVYPFQGKRYWANLPPAEVTAQTQVTSRSTVTGEKKAVISGDAAVNKSGTSQLDAITRQVRSLLMQTLYFEESEIENHQLFTELGLNSINAVGFIEAVNRAFASGLTINAIFDYPSIDALSLYLGNHMPPSPINRQGNAFAAASVIAHETGDKKEADDSQATSDNTIAGLQSQRPERAWLRHYPECIPLSKPLRDRHIKDEQTPESSRFWIHPLTGSTGLYLKIAENLADEYAIWGIQSRGFLTRFQPLESIESMARYYIEIIQASNATGPYELAGYSMGGIIAYEMARQLQLAGFSVSSLILLEPPFPQPDNHASSPFYYRDALLMSANFFLHYSMSEALASGQIAFDTIAYTEQELMRVDVDKQVTWLAEGCLKKGVQQPLSVVKDKIENMAQILKHNREAMAAYSVNALPNAHDIDLHYVTITSSYDDRPENQGKLSALAENNRHVLGEELTHDESHCQRWLHYLPGAQVFRTKARDHFHLLSERESVEMISERCRAVYRGKSAGKTTPGESGKRAAQPRKEGRDHIAIIGMSGQFPGAKNPDDFWHLLEQGQSAFTAPPESRGWSVSPGNYGEYAGYGGFLSDVEHFDPLFFQISPHEASMLDPCERLFLQESWKAIEDAGIIPETLSGKRWGVFCGSGGDYTLRFAEGEHFAPNITLSQVPGRVSYSLNLKGPCLTVEAGCASSLLAVAQACDQLVLGQCEVAIAGGALIYSTPNMLLSSSRLGLLSPADRGCAFSAHATGMMPGESVGVVILKPLQQALADGDRIHGVIEAWGSNHNGKTNGIMAPSASAQEELLSDIYQRFDIRPQSITLVEAHAAGMPAADAAEVESLTNVFRQNGGLVQSGRQPFCALGSVENNIGHAFHSAGMNHLFKVLLALRHRTIPGTPNTEDRTSLLPLEQSPFYINSKTVPWTVDSGQVRRAAISSLGATGINVHLVVAEPHKNREGREWSPENISSNASSLQGESPAHGGEPPVFIVLSGKSERALQQRCRDLQDFMRAQHGLDLKQLSANLLLRRSHFSYRCACVVSDANALHSFLDKVIAGAALTQEDNGYQGKVSSGRQLLAGNEASSAVAHVRQAVHAPTNRDNLLALARLYANGVDFFSPDFSAEIRMDQAYSPAEKFPLSLPGYPFDKRLCWAGAVRKGPAGALRQEATDFQTKQQAASQQAEVPQQLAQQLTGMLAELAGLSVAEIDLDEPVTRYGIDSLLGLRLLNRINSAFVTEFDAHLLTKESLRLIAGEIAWVIAHRPRNTAHDSSLSTYYPLATASASEHVSLNAMPENRPAFIQSVSLALPLAAAPVEDMTLGRTELSLLLQQGIGVWKEATGFRFEFYRNALRAGDALDRVKRPDCLWSCLETGVRYYPVSHIQAFILHETEVKKRSTFNIGQGFWIDMPVDLSLLNQALNDMVRHHAILRTGAEFVGQQWAQVVHDALILECREVCWPYISDRETFEQTFAGFQKSVNAQLFQADRMPMFELYLAHNGADLGAVYFVTHHFHADGFTLFMFLQELYHRYEALRNGIDFYCPKPPAEYAHFALSQFGEHQEIATRYWLSKLHDKRTSFTLRDKQIALSRSPDKQHGKPEKAGAYSLDISDEMLNRLQSSNRRQNTTLTQLVTCALATLMYRITGENMPIQMAYNLRDRYEFEPVYGDFSSSVPLVLTLHAHFSLRQVWRIYDEALLQVQKYKHFDFVALHQQLAPEGLDAHDHTLLGSLSIDSNDRDTFVEVTTFAQRLLPMSLEEREPVAPLLIGLLKTHGKLSLPFMYDRSYFSPDVIQMLADHVLVLLDMMVEQPELTVDEIPVPTMLAERLSPEDISTLTVLDV